The Tistrella mobilis genome window below encodes:
- a CDS encoding MacB family efflux pump subunit yields the protein MTGTPPLFRLRGISRRFSANGDVLALDDISLDIHRGEMIAITGTSGSGKSTLMNILGCLDRPSDGQCLIDGHDTGTMTPDALATLRNQLFGFVFQRYNLLPDASAAENVELPALYAGAPAGWRRTRAVELLTRLGLGDRLHHRPSELSGGQQQRVSIARALINNAQVILADEPTGALDAASGEDVLRRLEELNRNGRTIIIVTHDPQVAARARRRIRIADGRIVADELCNMDPPSPLMSSEPLADPVPHGGHWRLDMVAAAARTALRSLRRAPFRTLLTLVGVMIGVASVIAMLAVGEGGRETTLARLEKMGTNLLIVRPGAPGVRNTADLTSLTIEDIQAIRGVEGLTAVSPVRSLRTTLRAGTNDYVTTVHGVWPDIAVVRNWRAVIGEFISAEDVADYRAVVVLGQTVARNLFPETPDPTGRLLVIRNMPFEVIGILNTRGADQWGNDHDDVALIPLSAGFLRILGKPYVSSVTVKVDRAEGMAAVATDIDRLMMARHGIRNFQITDSAAAQQALSESQRSFAMLLGAVATISLLVGGIGVMNIMLVGVTERTREIGIRMATGARRRDVLTQFNIEAVVVCGLGGIIGVALGIGAALILARSGFDVVIRPAPAMAAFGCSFLTGLIFGWLPARKAAGMDPVRALASE from the coding sequence ATGACCGGCACCCCGCCCCTCTTCAGGCTTCGCGGTATCTCGCGGCGTTTCAGCGCCAACGGCGACGTTCTGGCCCTCGACGACATCTCCCTCGACATCCATCGCGGAGAAATGATCGCGATCACCGGTACCTCCGGCTCGGGTAAAAGCACATTGATGAACATCCTGGGCTGCCTCGACCGGCCGAGTGACGGGCAGTGCCTGATCGACGGTCACGACACGGGGACGATGACCCCGGACGCGCTGGCAACTCTTCGCAACCAATTGTTCGGCTTTGTTTTTCAGCGCTACAATCTGCTCCCTGATGCCAGCGCGGCCGAGAACGTCGAACTTCCGGCGTTGTATGCCGGCGCGCCGGCGGGGTGGCGGCGGACACGGGCAGTGGAGTTGCTCACCCGACTGGGGCTGGGCGATCGCCTTCACCACCGTCCGTCCGAACTGTCCGGCGGTCAGCAGCAACGGGTGTCGATCGCCCGTGCGCTGATCAACAATGCCCAGGTCATTCTTGCCGACGAGCCGACAGGTGCACTCGATGCCGCCAGCGGAGAAGACGTGCTCCGCAGGCTGGAAGAGCTGAACCGCAACGGCCGCACGATCATCATCGTGACCCATGATCCGCAGGTGGCGGCACGGGCCCGGCGACGGATCCGGATCGCCGACGGCCGGATCGTGGCTGACGAGCTCTGCAATATGGATCCGCCGTCCCCCCTCATGAGTTCCGAGCCGCTTGCAGATCCCGTGCCTCACGGCGGCCACTGGCGTCTGGACATGGTGGCCGCCGCCGCCCGCACGGCGCTGCGATCTTTGCGGCGCGCCCCCTTCCGGACCCTGCTCACCCTTGTGGGGGTAATGATCGGCGTTGCCTCGGTCATTGCGATGCTGGCGGTGGGCGAGGGCGGCCGGGAGACGACACTCGCCCGGCTTGAGAAGATGGGGACCAATCTGCTCATCGTACGGCCGGGTGCCCCCGGCGTGCGGAACACGGCCGATCTCACCTCGCTCACCATCGAAGATATCCAGGCCATCCGGGGCGTCGAGGGGTTGACGGCGGTGTCACCGGTTCGCAGCCTCCGGACCACACTGCGTGCCGGCACCAATGACTACGTCACCACGGTCCATGGTGTCTGGCCGGATATCGCCGTGGTCCGCAACTGGCGGGCTGTCATCGGCGAGTTCATTTCTGCCGAAGACGTCGCCGATTATCGTGCCGTCGTGGTATTGGGCCAGACGGTCGCCCGCAACCTCTTTCCCGAGACCCCGGATCCGACCGGACGCCTGCTGGTGATCCGGAACATGCCGTTCGAGGTGATCGGTATCCTGAACACCCGCGGTGCCGACCAATGGGGTAACGACCATGATGACGTCGCACTCATCCCGCTCTCGGCCGGCTTCCTGCGCATCCTCGGCAAGCCCTATGTCAGTTCGGTAACGGTGAAGGTCGATCGCGCCGAAGGCATGGCGGCGGTGGCCACTGACATCGACCGTCTGATGATGGCGCGACACGGCATCCGGAACTTCCAGATCACCGACAGCGCTGCCGCCCAGCAGGCTCTCTCGGAAAGTCAGCGCAGCTTCGCGATGCTGCTCGGTGCCGTGGCCACCATTTCTCTTCTGGTCGGCGGCATCGGCGTCATGAATATCATGCTGGTGGGCGTAACCGAGCGGACCCGTGAAATCGGCATCCGTATGGCCACAGGTGCCAGGCGCCGGGACGTGCTGACCCAATTCAACATCGAGGCCGTCGTGGTCTGCGGCCTGGGAGGGATCATCGGTGTGGCGCTGGGCATCGGTGCAGCGCTTATCCTCGCCCGCAGCGGCTTCGACGTCGTCATCCGGCCGGCCCCGGCGATGGCCGCCTTCGGCTGTTCCTTTCTGACCGGGCTGATCTTCGGCTGGCTGCCTGCCCGTAAGGCGGCCGGCATGGATCCGGTCAGGGCCTTGGCTTCCGAGTAA
- a CDS encoding efflux RND transporter periplasmic adaptor subunit has translation MSHPTATSRRRPAVLAAGILLFSAGVGIGHWSDRLIPQWPIAATDATPASIAVVRGTIERTISALGVVEPRVFVDVGTQVSGQLRAVHVGVGDAVTRGTLLAEIDPRIYETRVTGGEARLLNLEAQLRQAKAERDLARLREARIRRLFQHRAASREEADTSAANLAIAEAAIAAIDAQLREARSTLDGDRTNLSYTRILAPIDGTVVSQTSVVGQTLNANQTSPIILRLADLATMTVRAQVVEADVVRLAPGQPIRFSTLGRPDRVWHSRIRQILPTPQTLNDVVLYDVLIDVANPDGALMTSMTAQVFFVLDQAVDQPIIPLSALDRGTDGDRVHVRLVDGRHEVRRVTIGLAARGRVAVTSGLDVGEIVLPIDAASAGMDPARVGNWGAGGRVPAAAGTE, from the coding sequence ATGTCGCATCCCACAGCCACTTCCCGGCGGCGCCCGGCGGTCCTTGCCGCAGGCATCCTCCTGTTTTCGGCCGGCGTCGGCATCGGCCACTGGTCGGACCGGCTGATCCCGCAATGGCCGATAGCCGCCACGGATGCGACACCTGCCTCGATAGCGGTGGTCCGCGGCACCATCGAACGAACCATCTCGGCCCTCGGCGTCGTGGAGCCGCGGGTTTTCGTCGATGTCGGCACCCAGGTGTCGGGACAGCTGCGTGCGGTTCATGTCGGTGTCGGCGACGCGGTGACCAGGGGCACCCTGCTGGCAGAAATCGACCCCAGGATCTACGAGACCCGTGTCACCGGCGGCGAGGCAAGGCTGCTCAATCTGGAAGCACAGCTACGTCAGGCAAAGGCAGAACGGGATCTGGCACGTCTGCGCGAGGCACGCATCCGCCGGCTGTTTCAACATCGGGCCGCCAGCCGCGAGGAAGCCGATACCAGCGCAGCCAATCTCGCCATCGCCGAGGCTGCAATCGCAGCGATCGACGCCCAGCTCCGCGAGGCGCGCTCCACGCTCGACGGAGACCGCACCAACCTGTCCTATACCCGCATCCTCGCCCCCATTGACGGCACGGTGGTCTCGCAGACCTCGGTAGTCGGCCAGACGCTCAATGCCAACCAGACCTCGCCGATCATCCTCAGGCTGGCCGATCTGGCCACCATGACGGTCAGGGCTCAGGTTGTGGAGGCAGATGTGGTACGCCTCGCACCCGGACAGCCGATCCGGTTCTCAACCCTCGGCCGGCCTGATCGGGTGTGGCACAGCCGGATCCGACAGATCCTCCCCACCCCGCAGACCCTGAACGACGTTGTGCTCTACGACGTGCTGATCGATGTCGCCAACCCCGACGGTGCCCTGATGACCAGCATGACCGCTCAGGTCTTCTTCGTGCTGGATCAGGCGGTCGATCAACCGATCATCCCTCTTTCGGCACTCGATCGCGGGACGGATGGCGATCGCGTGCATGTACGCCTGGTGGATGGCCGGCATGAAGTCCGAAGGGTGACAATCGGCCTGGCGGCCCGGGGCCGGGTCGCGGTGACATCGGGCCTCGACGTCGGAGAGATCGTCCTGCCGATCGACGCTGCCAGCGCCGGCATGGATCCGGCCCGCGTGGGCAACTGGGGCGCTGGCGGCCGGGTACCAGCGGCGGCGGGGACGGAATGA
- a CDS encoding polyphosphate kinase 2 family protein, which translates to MGKKDKKQKKAEEAERKAKAEAADWREEAAVAEPALEKGEGPDAALKRLQDQLVLLQHAYVIHGHRGIVVLEGWDAAGKGGLIRRIGWCLDPRHLRVHSIGAPSQGEKRQHWMQRFWTRVPESGRMAIFDRSWYGRVLVERIEGFATESEWTRAYDEIRAFETTLLDEGIRIVKLLLDITPETQLDRLQSRYDNPEKRWKLTEDDLRNRARWRDYEIAYGEMVERTSLPRAPWLRIDANDKDMARIAAFEAIIKGLGDGVDVSEPTVPPLIRAFFGDPS; encoded by the coding sequence ATGGGCAAGAAGGACAAGAAGCAGAAGAAGGCCGAAGAGGCCGAGCGCAAGGCCAAGGCCGAGGCGGCGGATTGGCGCGAGGAGGCCGCGGTCGCAGAACCCGCGCTGGAAAAGGGGGAAGGGCCGGATGCGGCGCTGAAGCGGCTGCAGGATCAGCTCGTCCTGCTGCAGCATGCCTACGTCATTCACGGCCATCGCGGGATCGTGGTGCTGGAGGGCTGGGATGCCGCCGGCAAGGGCGGGCTGATCCGCCGGATCGGCTGGTGTCTGGATCCGCGCCATCTGCGGGTGCATTCGATCGGCGCGCCGAGCCAGGGCGAAAAGCGTCAGCACTGGATGCAGCGCTTCTGGACCCGGGTGCCCGAGAGCGGCCGCATGGCGATCTTCGACCGGTCCTGGTATGGCCGGGTACTGGTGGAGCGGATCGAGGGCTTCGCGACCGAGAGCGAATGGACCCGCGCCTATGACGAGATCCGCGCCTTCGAGACGACGCTGCTGGACGAGGGCATCCGTATCGTCAAACTGCTGCTCGACATCACGCCCGAAACCCAGCTCGACCGGCTGCAGTCGCGCTACGACAATCCGGAAAAGCGGTGGAAGCTGACGGAAGACGATCTGCGCAACCGCGCCCGCTGGCGCGATTACGAGATCGCCTATGGCGAGATGGTGGAGCGGACCTCGCTGCCGCGCGCGCCCTGGCTGCGCATCGATGCCAACGACAAGGACATGGCCCGGATCGCCGCCTTCGAGGCGATCATCAAGGGGCTGGGCGACGGCGTGGATGTCAGCGAGCCGACCGTGCCGCCGCTGATCCGCGCCTTCTTCGGCGATCCGTCCTGA
- a CDS encoding MgtC/SapB family protein: MPELGWPTPYLDVASALAIGALIGFEREKHKADEHLQGALGLRSFIIAALAGAVGALMTRAVGSPWPLVAVLLAVSGVVVASYVVEVSLDPRKSGATTELAAVATTALAALAVLGHRDMAVPLAVACAAALAFKKPLRRVVKGFDKADLLGMMKLLIASFIVLPLLPDRTLDPFDALNPYRLWLLVILITALGLVGYVAMRRFGTRTGTLMTAVAGALVSSTAVTLSLARHAAAVDGTAVRPAAGGILIGWSVMAGRIAVLLVAVNPALLALLWPVLLALILPAMAGAGWLLLRRTGGAVGPEQPAGEGTDGAGTARTSAAGVSAAVANPFSLGPAIRFAALMAVIMFASALAERYLAPEALVAVGALSGLADVDAITVSMAERSLAEAARLDVAAAAIIAAALVNTGVKYGLAATAGGRVMARLLAPATAVSLLAALAAAWLRL, encoded by the coding sequence ATGCCGGAGCTTGGCTGGCCGACGCCCTATCTCGACGTCGCGAGCGCGCTTGCCATCGGCGCACTCATCGGCTTCGAACGTGAAAAGCACAAGGCCGACGAACATCTTCAGGGCGCGCTCGGCCTCAGGAGTTTCATCATTGCAGCCCTCGCCGGGGCCGTCGGTGCGCTGATGACCCGCGCGGTCGGCAGCCCCTGGCCTCTGGTCGCGGTGCTGCTGGCCGTCTCCGGCGTGGTGGTCGCCTCTTACGTCGTGGAGGTCTCGCTCGATCCGCGCAAATCGGGCGCCACCACGGAACTCGCCGCGGTTGCGACCACGGCTCTGGCGGCACTGGCCGTGCTGGGGCATCGCGATATGGCGGTGCCGCTGGCGGTAGCCTGCGCGGCGGCGCTCGCCTTCAAGAAGCCGCTCCGCCGGGTGGTGAAGGGTTTCGACAAGGCGGATCTGCTGGGCATGATGAAGCTGCTGATCGCAAGCTTCATCGTGCTGCCGCTGCTGCCCGACCGCACGCTCGACCCGTTCGATGCGCTCAACCCCTACAGGCTGTGGCTGCTGGTGATCCTGATCACCGCACTCGGGCTGGTGGGCTATGTGGCGATGCGCCGCTTCGGCACCCGCACCGGCACGCTGATGACCGCCGTTGCAGGCGCCCTGGTTTCATCGACCGCGGTCACCCTGTCGCTTGCCCGCCACGCCGCGGCAGTGGACGGTACGGCCGTCCGCCCCGCAGCCGGCGGCATCCTGATCGGCTGGTCGGTGATGGCGGGGCGGATCGCGGTGCTGCTGGTTGCCGTCAATCCGGCCCTGCTGGCGCTGCTCTGGCCGGTGCTGCTGGCGCTGATCCTGCCGGCCATGGCCGGCGCGGGCTGGCTGCTGCTCCGGCGGACCGGCGGAGCCGTCGGACCGGAGCAGCCGGCAGGCGAAGGCACGGATGGTGCGGGGACCGCCCGGACGTCCGCGGCCGGGGTGTCGGCCGCGGTCGCCAACCCGTTCAGCCTGGGGCCGGCGATCCGCTTTGCGGCGCTGATGGCGGTGATCATGTTCGCCTCGGCCCTGGCCGAACGCTATCTGGCGCCCGAGGCGCTGGTTGCGGTCGGGGCCCTGTCGGGCCTGGCGGATGTCGATGCCATCACCGTCTCGATGGCCGAGCGCAGCCTGGCCGAGGCCGCCCGGCTGGATGTCGCCGCCGCCGCGATCATCGCCGCCGCCCTGGTCAATACCGGGGTCAAATACGGGCTGGCCGCCACCGCCGGCGGCCGGGTGATGGCCCGGTTGCTGGCGCCGGCAACGGCGGTATCGCTTCTGGCCGCCCTGGCGGCGGCCTGGCTCAGGCTCTGA
- a CDS encoding HlyD family type I secretion periplasmic adaptor subunit — translation MTATTTAPRIDDGAGRPLRTGLIVSVLFFGVLGGWAGFAPLDSAAVAPGVVVVENNRQAVQHRDGGIVADLPVREGDRVEAGQLLVRLDDTELAAQASILSKQTDALKILEARLVAERDGLDAIVFPADITARLGKGEEVDQLVHGQERVFATRTSSRGNQVDILQQRIVQLGAQIKGFEAQAAANSRQLALIRDELQGTRSLYEKGLTPKTRVLSLERAAASLDGERGENEANAARARQAIGEARLQIDQIERERQTEVAEQLRQTQEQLFDLTPRLEAVRAQLGRTEIRAPASGAVVGLTAFTVGGVIRPGETVMEIVPSDTPLVVRAQLPPDQIDDVHHGMVAEVRLTAYPYRTTPILNGNVAQISADRFTEERTGLAYYEMRIEVPTSELHRLPDAGLTPGMPAEVMVPLRERTALDYLVEPLLRSIEGAARED, via the coding sequence ATGACCGCGACGACGACTGCTCCCCGCATCGACGACGGCGCCGGCAGGCCGCTTCGCACCGGGCTGATCGTCTCAGTGCTGTTCTTCGGCGTGCTTGGCGGCTGGGCCGGTTTCGCCCCCCTCGACAGCGCCGCGGTTGCCCCCGGTGTCGTGGTGGTGGAAAACAACCGCCAGGCCGTGCAGCACCGCGACGGCGGCATCGTCGCCGACCTGCCAGTGCGCGAAGGCGACCGGGTGGAGGCGGGGCAGTTGCTGGTCCGCCTGGACGATACCGAACTGGCCGCCCAGGCCTCGATCCTCTCCAAGCAGACCGACGCGCTGAAGATCCTGGAAGCCCGGCTGGTCGCCGAGCGCGACGGACTGGATGCCATCGTCTTTCCAGCCGACATCACCGCACGGCTGGGCAAAGGCGAGGAGGTCGATCAGCTGGTCCATGGCCAGGAGCGGGTCTTCGCCACCCGGACCAGTTCGCGCGGCAATCAGGTCGACATCCTGCAGCAGCGCATCGTGCAGTTGGGCGCCCAGATCAAGGGCTTCGAGGCACAGGCCGCCGCAAACAGCCGCCAGCTGGCGCTGATCCGCGATGAACTCCAGGGCACGCGCTCGCTCTATGAAAAGGGACTGACACCCAAGACCCGGGTGCTGTCACTGGAACGTGCCGCCGCCTCTCTCGATGGAGAGCGGGGAGAGAACGAGGCGAACGCCGCCCGCGCCCGCCAGGCGATCGGCGAGGCGCGGCTGCAGATCGACCAGATCGAGCGCGAACGCCAGACTGAAGTGGCGGAGCAGCTGCGCCAGACCCAGGAACAGCTCTTCGACCTGACGCCCCGGCTGGAAGCCGTCCGCGCCCAGCTGGGCCGGACCGAGATCCGGGCGCCGGCCTCGGGCGCGGTGGTCGGCCTCACCGCCTTCACGGTGGGGGGCGTGATCCGCCCGGGCGAGACGGTGATGGAAATCGTGCCCAGCGATACGCCGCTGGTCGTGCGTGCACAGCTTCCCCCCGACCAGATCGACGACGTTCACCACGGCATGGTCGCGGAAGTGCGGCTGACCGCCTATCCCTATCGCACCACACCGATCCTGAACGGCAATGTCGCGCAGATTTCGGCCGACCGCTTCACCGAAGAACGCACCGGCCTCGCCTATTACGAGATGCGGATCGAGGTGCCGACCAGCGAGTTGCACCGCCTCCCCGATGCCGGCCTCACCCCCGGCATGCCGGCCGAAGTGATGGTGCCGCTGCGCGAACGCACCGCCCTCGATTATCTGGTGGAACCGCTGCTGCGGAGCATCGAGGGAGCGGCGCGGGAAGACTGA
- a CDS encoding type I secretion system permease/ATPase yields MTAPPLAGRRPGKSTPDRTDAADGNRLIADARASIRRHLGGTAVFSAAVNLLYLTPSLYMLQVYDRVLSSGSEATLVFVSVIALVALATMASLDRVRGILMGRAGLRVDRALAGPLLARLIRQSALPGQPPAAQPLRDLETVRVFLAGPGPGAVFDLPWMPVYVAIMWVIHPWLGMLALGGALLLMALAIAGEYSMRKATTTAGQAQLRAHAASDALIREAEPIEAMGLAPALVSRWNEARVEALAGHARAAERGAFWSAATKGVRLSLQILVLAIGAWLAIERMITPGAMFAGSILIGRALAPIEQIVGMWRQMTSARDAWGRVTKALAATPPPRPGETQLPRPKGAITLDKVVFRMPGAERPAIGGIDLDVRPGETVGILGPSAAGKSTLLRLMIGLWVPLSGSVRLDGADAARWPRETLGPAIGYLPQDVVLLAGTVRDNIARFGEADDAAVIQAAERAGAHEMILGLPQGYDTRVGDGGLGLSGGQRQRIGLARALYGDPAIVALDEPNSSLDSEGEQALVIALKRLRAEGRTVLIVAHRTGILGLADRLLVMRDGRVQMYGPTAEVVKALNASQGGRPPAPTHQGHQGAQGHQTGPGHQTGPGHQTGSGPDTSPRGGPA; encoded by the coding sequence ATGACTGCGCCCCCGCTCGCCGGCCGCCGGCCCGGCAAAAGCACGCCCGACAGAACCGATGCCGCCGACGGCAACCGCCTGATTGCGGATGCCCGCGCCTCGATCCGCCGGCATCTGGGCGGAACTGCGGTGTTCAGCGCCGCGGTTAATCTGCTCTACCTCACACCATCGCTCTATATGCTGCAGGTCTATGACCGCGTGCTGTCCAGCGGCAGCGAAGCGACGCTGGTTTTCGTCAGCGTCATCGCCCTCGTCGCACTCGCCACCATGGCATCGCTCGACCGGGTCCGCGGCATCCTGATGGGCCGTGCCGGCCTCAGGGTCGACCGGGCTCTCGCGGGGCCCCTGCTTGCCAGGCTGATCCGCCAGTCGGCCCTGCCCGGCCAGCCGCCGGCGGCCCAGCCGCTGCGCGATCTGGAAACGGTGCGGGTCTTCCTGGCCGGCCCGGGGCCGGGGGCGGTGTTCGACCTGCCATGGATGCCGGTCTATGTCGCGATCATGTGGGTGATCCACCCCTGGCTCGGCATGCTGGCGCTCGGCGGCGCGCTTCTGCTGATGGCGCTGGCGATCGCCGGCGAATACAGCATGCGCAAGGCCACGACCACGGCCGGTCAGGCGCAGCTGCGCGCCCATGCCGCCAGTGACGCGCTGATCCGCGAGGCGGAGCCGATCGAGGCCATGGGCCTTGCCCCGGCCCTGGTGTCGCGTTGGAACGAGGCGCGGGTCGAGGCCCTGGCCGGCCATGCCCGCGCCGCCGAACGCGGCGCCTTCTGGTCCGCTGCCACCAAGGGCGTGCGCCTGTCACTGCAGATCCTGGTGCTGGCGATCGGCGCCTGGCTCGCCATCGAGCGGATGATCACGCCGGGCGCCATGTTCGCGGGCTCGATCCTGATCGGCCGGGCACTTGCGCCCATCGAGCAGATCGTCGGCATGTGGCGGCAGATGACCTCTGCCCGCGATGCCTGGGGCCGGGTCACGAAGGCACTTGCCGCCACCCCGCCGCCACGCCCGGGCGAAACGCAGCTCCCGCGGCCGAAGGGTGCGATCACCCTCGACAAGGTCGTCTTCCGCATGCCCGGCGCCGAACGGCCCGCGATCGGTGGCATCGACCTGGATGTCCGGCCGGGAGAGACCGTGGGGATCCTGGGGCCGTCGGCCGCCGGCAAATCCACCCTTCTGCGCCTGATGATCGGGTTGTGGGTTCCGCTGTCGGGCAGCGTACGGCTCGACGGGGCCGATGCGGCGCGCTGGCCGCGCGAAACGCTGGGCCCGGCGATCGGCTATCTGCCACAGGATGTCGTGCTGCTGGCAGGAACCGTCCGCGACAACATCGCCCGTTTCGGCGAGGCCGATGATGCGGCGGTGATCCAGGCGGCCGAACGGGCCGGCGCACACGAGATGATCCTGGGCCTGCCCCAGGGCTATGACACCCGGGTCGGCGATGGCGGGCTCGGCCTGTCGGGCGGTCAGCGCCAGCGCATCGGCCTGGCCCGCGCGCTCTATGGCGACCCGGCGATCGTGGCACTGGACGAGCCCAATTCCAGCCTCGACAGCGAGGGCGAGCAGGCGCTGGTCATTGCGCTGAAGCGCCTGCGTGCCGAGGGCCGCACCGTGCTGATCGTCGCCCATCGCACCGGCATTCTGGGTCTCGCCGACCGGCTGCTGGTGATGCGCGACGGCCGGGTGCAGATGTACGGCCCCACCGCAGAGGTTGTGAAGGCGTTGAATGCATCCCAGGGTGGCCGCCCGCCCGCCCCCACCCATCAGGGGCATCAGGGGGCCCAGGGACATCAGACGGGTCCGGGACATCAGACGGGTCCGGGACATCAGACGGGTTCCGGCCCCGATACATCCCCGCGCGGAGGTCCGGCATGA
- a CDS encoding AbrB family transcriptional regulator: MPFRIALTLVTGALGGALFAWFHLPLAWMLGAMSLTAVAGILGAPLGINRRLRIWTVVALGIVLGGSFRPDTFAHAAGWPLGLAALTLYILLLFALGYGLMIAFGRVDRATAFFAAMPGGINEMTRVAEEYRADIATVALTHAVRIYAVVFTVPLYLAYVEGHGVAATIRPAMAAHTGIVSAWAGGVDAGRILEYLVLITGGLAGWRLAERIRLPGASFVGGLLVSGGLHLSGAVTVQIPVWGIALAQLVAGSMMGARFAGLSLHHLARVVILALVSAAIMLGTAVLLAPVFTSLTGAPRLAMLLSLVPGGFTEMGLIALSLGLDAAVVAVFHVMRVVYVIMFAPVFFRWRQRTGNVPPEAG, encoded by the coding sequence ATGCCCTTCAGGATCGCCCTCACTCTTGTGACCGGCGCGCTCGGCGGCGCCCTGTTCGCCTGGTTCCATCTGCCTCTGGCCTGGATGCTGGGGGCGATGAGCCTGACCGCCGTGGCCGGGATTCTGGGGGCGCCGCTCGGCATCAACCGCCGGCTCAGGATCTGGACGGTGGTGGCGCTCGGCATCGTGCTGGGCGGCAGCTTCCGGCCCGACACCTTCGCCCATGCCGCAGGCTGGCCTCTGGGGCTGGCCGCCCTCACCCTTTATATCCTGCTGCTCTTCGCCCTGGGCTACGGGTTGATGATCGCCTTCGGCCGGGTCGACCGGGCCACCGCCTTCTTTGCCGCCATGCCCGGCGGCATCAACGAGATGACGCGGGTCGCCGAGGAATACCGGGCCGACATCGCCACCGTCGCCCTCACCCATGCCGTCAGGATCTATGCGGTGGTCTTCACCGTGCCGCTCTATCTCGCCTATGTCGAAGGCCATGGCGTGGCAGCCACCATCCGGCCAGCCATGGCTGCACATACCGGGATCGTCTCTGCATGGGCCGGCGGCGTCGATGCCGGCCGGATTCTGGAATATCTGGTGCTGATCACGGGCGGCCTTGCCGGCTGGCGCCTGGCCGAACGGATCCGGCTGCCGGGGGCCAGCTTCGTGGGCGGGCTGCTGGTGTCGGGCGGGCTGCATCTCTCGGGCGCCGTCACGGTGCAGATCCCGGTCTGGGGCATCGCGCTCGCCCAGCTGGTCGCGGGCTCGATGATGGGGGCCCGCTTCGCCGGGCTGTCGCTGCATCATCTGGCGCGGGTCGTGATCCTGGCGCTCGTTTCTGCCGCCATCATGCTGGGGACGGCCGTTCTTCTCGCCCCGGTCTTCACGTCTCTCACCGGTGCACCACGCCTGGCGATGCTGCTCAGCCTGGTGCCGGGCGGCTTCACCGAGATGGGGCTGATCGCCCTGTCGCTGGGGCTGGATGCCGCCGTGGTGGCGGTTTTCCATGTGATGCGGGTGGTTTACGTCATCATGTTCGCACCGGTCTTCTTTCGCTGGCGTCAGCGCACCGGTAACGTGCCGCCCGAAGCCGGATGA
- a CDS encoding histone deacetylase family protein: MSVLLLTHPACLNHETGSWHPESPDRLRAVLKALDAPEFAALVREEAPLASDETLALAHDAAYVKSVLAAIPQTGAQALHLDPDTVVSPGSGEAARRAAGAVVAAVDAVMAGRFDRAFCAIRPPGHHAEPARPMGFCLFNNVAVGAMHARAVHKVNRIAVVDFDVHHGNGTQAMFENDPDLFYGSIHQAPFYPGTGRISERGVAGNIMNIPFGAGSGGIMVRRAFIERLIPALDEFMPDLLLVSAGFDAHHRDPVGGMDLGTEDFAWMTKELIEVARRHSGGRIISTLEGGYDLRALADAAASHVHVLMTTP; this comes from the coding sequence ATGTCGGTGCTGTTGCTGACCCACCCGGCCTGTCTCAACCACGAGACCGGATCCTGGCACCCGGAATCGCCCGATCGCCTGCGGGCGGTGCTGAAGGCGCTGGACGCCCCCGAATTCGCGGCCCTGGTGCGCGAAGAGGCGCCGCTCGCCTCGGACGAGACGCTGGCCCTTGCCCATGATGCCGCCTATGTGAAGAGCGTGCTGGCCGCGATTCCCCAAACCGGTGCGCAGGCGCTGCATCTGGACCCGGATACCGTGGTCTCGCCCGGGTCGGGAGAGGCGGCGCGCCGTGCGGCGGGCGCCGTGGTGGCGGCGGTGGATGCCGTGATGGCCGGGCGCTTCGACCGCGCCTTCTGCGCCATCCGCCCCCCCGGACATCATGCCGAGCCGGCGCGGCCGATGGGCTTCTGCCTGTTCAACAACGTTGCCGTGGGTGCCATGCATGCGCGTGCCGTGCACAAGGTGAACCGGATCGCGGTGGTGGATTTCGACGTCCATCACGGCAACGGCACCCAGGCGATGTTCGAAAACGACCCCGACCTGTTCTATGGCTCGATCCATCAGGCGCCGTTCTATCCGGGCACCGGGCGGATCTCGGAGCGGGGCGTTGCCGGCAACATCATGAACATTCCCTTCGGTGCCGGATCGGGGGGGATCATGGTCCGCCGGGCCTTCATCGAGCGGCTGATCCCGGCGCTGGACGAATTCATGCCCGACCTGCTGCTGGTCTCCGCCGGCTTCGACGCCCATCACCGCGACCCGGTTGGCGGCATGGACCTTGGCACGGAAGATTTCGCCTGGATGACGAAGGAGCTGATCGAGGTTGCCCGGCGCCATTCCGGCGGCCGCATCATCTCCACGCTTGAAGGCGGCTATGACCTGAGAGCGCTGGCCGATGCCGCCGCATCCCACGTCCATGTGCTGATGACGACCCCCTGA
- a CDS encoding exodeoxyribonuclease VII small subunit, whose protein sequence is MAAADTLPPEIAELSFEDALKQLEQIVRKLESGEARLEEAIEDYERGALLRRHCERKLAEAKAKVERIVLGGDGRPAGLEPVDPE, encoded by the coding sequence ATGGCCGCCGCCGACACCCTGCCGCCGGAGATCGCGGAGCTGAGCTTCGAGGATGCCCTGAAGCAGCTTGAACAGATCGTGCGCAAGCTGGAAAGCGGCGAGGCGCGGCTGGAAGAGGCGATCGAGGATTACGAGCGCGGTGCCCTGCTGCGCCGGCATTGCGAGCGCAAGCTGGCCGAAGCCAAGGCCAAGGTGGAGCGCATCGTGCTGGGCGGCGATGGCCGCCCCGCCGGGCTTGAGCCGGTGGATCCCGAATGA